Proteins encoded together in one Paracoccus sp. SMMA_5_TC window:
- a CDS encoding putative signal transducing protein — protein sequence MKQLLHSTDPLLIARATDILAAEGITAYCLDQHMSVLEGSLGILPRRLMVADRDLFMARAILRDHAIAHD from the coding sequence ATGAAACAGCTTCTGCACAGCACCGACCCGCTTCTGATCGCCCGCGCCACCGACATCCTGGCTGCCGAGGGCATCACCGCCTATTGCCTTGACCAGCACATGAGCGTGCTGGAAGGCTCGTTGGGGATTCTGCCGCGACGATTGATGGTGGCCGACCGCGACCTGTTCATGGCCCGCGCCATCCTGCGCGACCATGCCATCGCCCATGACTGA
- a CDS encoding methyltransferase, with protein sequence MTDLRRDAFLGGRLTIAQPRRGYRAGADAVMLAAACPAKSGQSVLELGCGAGVALLCLGWRVDGLQLSGLELQPGYAQLAIENAAANHLKASIHLGDLAAMPEALRRQTFDHVIANPPYFPSGTAAPDVGRGIARHETTPLAQWIAAGLRRLRPGGWLTLIQRADRLDTILPALVPAAGAITILPVSGRIGQPAGRVLVRARKGARGPMRLLSPFIMHEKLSHSGDGEDLTAAAQAVLRHGAALNLESDGFSVTM encoded by the coding sequence ATGACTGACCTGCGACGCGATGCCTTTCTGGGCGGGCGGCTGACCATTGCCCAGCCGCGCCGCGGTTACCGCGCCGGGGCCGATGCCGTCATGCTGGCCGCGGCCTGCCCTGCAAAATCGGGGCAGTCGGTTCTGGAACTGGGCTGCGGCGCCGGTGTGGCGCTGCTTTGTCTGGGATGGCGTGTCGATGGACTTCAGCTTTCGGGACTGGAGCTTCAGCCCGGTTATGCACAGCTTGCAATTGAGAACGCAGCCGCCAATCACCTGAAGGCGAGCATCCATCTGGGCGATCTGGCGGCGATGCCCGAGGCGCTGCGCAGACAGACCTTTGACCATGTCATCGCCAATCCGCCGTATTTTCCATCCGGGACCGCCGCCCCTGACGTCGGCCGCGGCATCGCCCGGCACGAGACGACACCGCTGGCGCAATGGATCGCTGCGGGGCTCAGACGGCTACGACCCGGCGGCTGGCTGACGCTGATCCAGCGCGCCGACAGGCTGGACACGATCCTGCCGGCCCTGGTGCCGGCGGCCGGTGCGATCACGATTCTGCCAGTCAGCGGCCGCATCGGACAACCCGCCGGACGTGTCCTGGTGCGCGCGCGCAAAGGCGCGCGCGGACCGATGCGGTTGCTTAGTCCCTTCATCATGCACGAAAAACTGTCACATTCCGGCGATGGTGAGGACTTGACTGCCGCCGCGCAGGCGGTGCTGCGGCATGGTGCCGCGCTCAACCTGGAGAGTGATGGATTTTCGGTGACAATGTGA
- the argH gene encoding argininosuccinate lyase: MTQQPATANQMWGGRFAAGPDAIMQAINASIGFDQRLYAQDIRGSRAHAAMLAAQGIISSSDAEAIGKGLLTVLSEIESGDFPFSTELEDIHMNVESRLKQIIGEPAGRLHTARSRNDQVATDFRLWVRDQCDAAIQGLQALMRAALAQAEQGADWVMPGFTHLQTAQPVTWGHHMMAYVEMFGRDLSRFQDARRRMNECPLGAAALAGTGFPIDREATASALGFDRPMANSLDAVSDRDFALEFLSSAAICAVHLSRLAEELVIWSSAQFRFVAMSDRFSTGSSIMPQKKNPDAAELIRAKIGRILGAAVALFVVMKGLPLAYSKDMQEDKEQVFDAADNLMLSLAAMTGMLSDLTANKDRLEAAAGAGFSTATDLADWLVREAGLPFRDAHHVTGSLVAMAEKAGVDLPELTLEQMRSVHPAITEDVYSVLGVHNSVASRMSYGGTAPAQVRAQIARWKEALA; the protein is encoded by the coding sequence ATGACCCAGCAGCCAGCCACCGCCAACCAGATGTGGGGCGGACGTTTTGCCGCCGGTCCGGACGCGATCATGCAGGCGATCAACGCCTCGATCGGGTTCGACCAGCGGCTTTATGCCCAGGACATCCGGGGCAGCCGCGCCCATGCGGCGATGCTGGCCGCCCAGGGCATCATCAGCAGTAGCGATGCCGAGGCGATCGGGAAAGGGCTTCTCACGGTCTTGTCAGAGATCGAGAGCGGGGATTTCCCGTTCTCGACCGAACTGGAAGACATCCACATGAACGTGGAATCGCGGCTGAAGCAGATCATCGGCGAGCCGGCCGGACGGCTGCATACCGCGCGTTCGCGCAACGATCAGGTAGCGACCGATTTCCGGTTGTGGGTGCGCGATCAATGCGATGCGGCGATCCAGGGCTTGCAGGCGCTGATGCGCGCGGCACTGGCGCAGGCGGAACAGGGCGCGGATTGGGTGATGCCGGGTTTTACCCATCTGCAGACCGCGCAGCCGGTGACCTGGGGCCACCACATGATGGCCTATGTCGAGATGTTCGGCCGCGACCTGTCGCGCTTTCAGGACGCGCGCCGGCGCATGAACGAATGTCCGCTGGGGGCGGCGGCCCTGGCCGGGACCGGCTTTCCCATCGACCGCGAGGCGACGGCCAGCGCGCTGGGCTTTGACCGACCGATGGCCAACAGCCTCGATGCGGTCAGCGACCGCGACTTCGCGCTGGAGTTCCTGTCCTCGGCGGCGATCTGCGCGGTGCATCTGTCGCGCCTGGCCGAGGAACTGGTGATCTGGTCCTCGGCCCAGTTCCGCTTTGTCGCCATGTCGGACCGGTTTTCCACCGGCTCGTCGATCATGCCGCAGAAAAAGAACCCCGATGCGGCAGAACTGATCCGGGCCAAGATCGGCCGCATCCTGGGCGCCGCGGTGGCGCTGTTCGTGGTGATGAAGGGCCTGCCGCTGGCCTATTCCAAGGACATGCAAGAGGACAAGGAACAGGTGTTCGACGCCGCCGACAACCTGATGCTGTCGCTGGCGGCGATGACCGGGATGCTGTCGGACCTGACCGCGAACAAGGACCGGCTCGAGGCCGCGGCCGGCGCCGGCTTCTCGACCGCGACCGATCTGGCCGACTGGCTGGTGCGCGAGGCGGGGCTGCCGTTCCGCGACGCCCATCACGTTACCGGCAGCCTGGTCGCCATGGCCGAAAAGGCGGGGGTGGATCTGCCCGAACTGACGCTTGAACAGATGCGGTCGGTGCATCCCGCCATCACCGAGGATGTCTATTCGGTGCTGGGGGTGCATAATTCCGTCGCCTCGCGCATGTCCTATGGCGGCACGGCGCCCGCGCAGGTGCGTGCCCAGATTGCCCGGTGGAAGGAGGCCCTGGCATGA
- a CDS encoding YdcH family protein produces MSVESHVQELRRKHQSLSNAIEAAHRSPGVDDLVIAQMKKEKLRLKEEITRLSH; encoded by the coding sequence ATGTCGGTTGAATCCCATGTTCAGGAGCTTCGCCGCAAACACCAGTCGCTGTCCAACGCCATCGAGGCTGCGCATCGCAGTCCCGGGGTGGATGACCTCGTCATCGCACAGATGAAAAAGGAAAAACTTCGCCTCAAGGAAGAGATCACGCGTCTTTCTCATTGA
- a CDS encoding DNA-3-methyladenine glycosylase I: MPETTQRCPWCGTDPLYVAYHDHEWGVPERDSRALWEKLVLDGFQAGLSWITILRKRDAFRAAFDGFDPERVAAWDEARVAATLADPGIIRHRGKIEATVRSARLYLQIEADEGFADFIWSFVDGQTIQNDFAAMAQVPASTPQSQAMAKALKQRGFNFCGPVITYAFMQACGLVNDHLTSCPAHGRLRGQ; this comes from the coding sequence TTGCCCGAAACGACGCAAAGATGCCCGTGGTGCGGGACCGATCCGCTGTATGTCGCCTATCACGATCACGAATGGGGGGTGCCCGAACGTGATTCCCGCGCGCTATGGGAAAAGCTGGTTCTGGACGGGTTTCAGGCCGGGTTGAGCTGGATCACCATCCTGCGCAAGCGTGACGCGTTTCGCGCGGCCTTCGACGGCTTCGACCCGGAACGCGTGGCCGCCTGGGACGAGGCGCGCGTCGCCGCGACGCTGGCCGATCCCGGCATCATCCGCCACCGCGGCAAGATCGAGGCCACCGTGCGCAGCGCCCGGCTGTATCTGCAGATCGAGGCGGACGAAGGTTTCGCGGATTTCATCTGGTCCTTTGTCGACGGCCAGACGATCCAGAACGATTTCGCCGCCATGGCGCAGGTGCCGGCCAGCACCCCGCAATCGCAGGCAATGGCCAAGGCGCTGAAGCAACGCGGTTTCAACTTCTGCGGGCCGGTGATAACCTATGCTTTCATGCAGGCCTGCGGGTTGGTCAACGACCATCTGACATCCTGTCCGGCCCATGGACGCCTCAGGGGGCAATAG
- the lysA gene encoding diaminopimelate decarboxylase, which produces MDHFNYRNGHLHAEEVPLAQIAAQVGTPVYVYSAATLTRHFRLFQQALAWTEHLVCFAVKSNSNIAVLKLLGDLGAGMDIVSAGEYARARAAGVPPQRIVFSGVGKTETEMRMALEGGIRQFNVESEPELELLSRVAHGMGLRAPIAVRVNPDVDARTHEKIATGKSENKFGIPIARAREVYDRARALPGIEVVGIDMHIGSQLTDLEPYRQAYAKMADLTRALRADGHDIRRLDMGGGLGIPYRRDNNAPPLPIEYGQVIRDTVGDLGCEIEIEPGRNISGNAGILLSSVIYLKQGEGRDFLILDAAMNDLIRPAMYAAHHDIVPVTEPAAGADVAAFDVVGPVCETGDTFEKAVELPRLAPGELVALRSAGAYGAVMASEYNSRPLVPEVLVSGDQFAVIRARPTLEEMLGRDTIPEWL; this is translated from the coding sequence ATGGATCATTTCAACTACCGCAACGGCCATCTGCATGCCGAAGAGGTGCCCCTGGCGCAGATCGCGGCACAGGTGGGCACCCCGGTCTATGTCTATTCCGCCGCCACGCTGACGCGGCATTTCCGGCTGTTTCAGCAGGCGCTGGCCTGGACCGAGCATCTGGTCTGCTTTGCGGTCAAGTCGAACAGCAATATCGCGGTGCTGAAACTGCTGGGCGATCTGGGCGCGGGCATGGATATCGTCTCGGCCGGGGAATATGCGCGCGCGCGTGCCGCCGGCGTGCCGCCGCAGCGCATCGTCTTTTCCGGCGTCGGCAAGACCGAGACCGAGATGCGCATGGCGCTGGAAGGCGGCATCCGCCAGTTCAACGTCGAATCCGAACCCGAGCTGGAGCTGTTGTCGCGGGTGGCCCATGGCATGGGGCTGCGTGCGCCGATCGCCGTGCGGGTCAACCCCGATGTCGATGCCCGCACCCATGAGAAGATCGCCACCGGCAAGTCGGAAAACAAGTTCGGCATCCCCATCGCCCGCGCCCGCGAGGTCTATGACCGCGCCCGCGCCCTGCCGGGGATCGAGGTGGTGGGCATCGACATGCACATCGGCAGCCAGCTGACCGACCTTGAGCCCTATCGCCAGGCCTATGCCAAGATGGCCGACCTGACGCGGGCGCTGCGCGCCGACGGACACGACATCCGCCGGCTGGACATGGGCGGCGGCCTGGGCATCCCCTATCGCCGCGACAACAACGCGCCGCCGCTGCCGATCGAATACGGTCAGGTCATCCGCGACACCGTGGGCGATCTGGGCTGCGAGATCGAGATCGAGCCGGGGCGCAACATTTCCGGCAATGCCGGCATCCTGCTCAGTTCCGTCATCTATCTGAAACAGGGCGAGGGGCGCGATTTCCTGATCCTGGACGCGGCGATGAACGACCTGATCCGGCCGGCGATGTATGCCGCCCATCACGACATCGTGCCGGTGACCGAACCGGCGGCGGGCGCGGATGTGGCGGCCTTTGACGTGGTGGGGCCGGTCTGCGAAACCGGAGACACCTTTGAAAAGGCGGTCGAACTGCCGCGCCTGGCGCCGGGTGAGCTGGTAGCCTTGCGCTCGGCCGGGGCCTATGGGGCGGTCATGGCCTCGGAATACAACTCGCGGCCGCTGGTCCCCGAGGTCCTGGTCAGCGGCGATCAATTCGCCGTCATTCGCGCGCGACCGACGCTTGAGGAAATGCTGGGACGCGATACCATCCCGGAATGGCTGTGA
- a CDS encoding acetyl-CoA C-acetyltransferase — protein sequence MTKAVIVSAARTPVGSFLGSFANLPAHELGAVVLKALVERAGIEAAEVSETILGQVLTAGQGQNPARQAHIKAGYPKESAAWLINQVCGSGLRTVALAAQQVLLGDARIVAAGGQESMSLAPHAAYIRAGQKMGDMKMLDTMIRDGLWDAFHDYHMGTTAENVAAKWGISRSEQDEFAVASQNKAEAAQKAGRFADEIVPVTIKTRKGDTVIDSDEYIRHGATLEAMEKLKPAFSKEGSVTAGNASGLNDGAAGVLVMTEDEANRRGLTPLARIASYATAGVDPAIMGSGPIPASRRALERAGWKVADLDLVEANEAFAAQAIAVNRDMGWDPAIVNVNGGAIAIGHPIGASGARILNTLIHEMKRRDAKKGLATLCIGGGMGVALCLER from the coding sequence ATGACCAAAGCCGTAATCGTTTCAGCCGCGCGCACGCCGGTAGGAAGCTTCCTGGGTTCGTTTGCCAATCTGCCAGCGCATGAACTGGGCGCGGTCGTCCTGAAGGCGCTGGTCGAGCGCGCGGGGATCGAGGCCGCCGAGGTGTCCGAGACCATTCTTGGTCAGGTTCTGACCGCTGGCCAGGGCCAGAACCCCGCCCGCCAAGCGCATATCAAGGCGGGCTACCCCAAGGAATCGGCCGCCTGGCTGATCAACCAGGTCTGTGGCTCGGGCCTGCGGACGGTGGCGCTTGCAGCCCAGCAGGTGCTGCTTGGCGACGCCCGCATCGTTGCTGCGGGCGGGCAGGAATCGATGTCGCTTGCCCCCCATGCCGCCTATATCCGCGCCGGCCAGAAGATGGGCGACATGAAGATGCTGGACACCATGATCCGCGACGGGCTGTGGGACGCATTCCATGATTATCACATGGGCACGACGGCCGAGAATGTGGCAGCGAAATGGGGCATTTCCCGCAGCGAACAGGATGAATTTGCCGTCGCCTCGCAAAACAAGGCCGAGGCCGCGCAAAAGGCTGGCCGTTTTGCAGACGAGATCGTTCCCGTCACCATCAAGACGCGCAAGGGCGATACCGTCATCGACAGCGACGAATACATTCGCCACGGCGCGACGCTGGAGGCGATGGAGAAGCTGAAACCCGCCTTCTCGAAAGAAGGCAGCGTGACCGCGGGCAACGCCTCGGGGCTGAACGACGGCGCCGCTGGCGTTCTGGTGATGACCGAGGACGAGGCGAACCGCCGCGGCCTGACACCGCTGGCGCGGATCGCATCCTATGCGACAGCGGGGGTCGATCCGGCGATCATGGGCTCGGGCCCCATCCCGGCCAGCCGCCGGGCGCTGGAAAGGGCGGGCTGGAAGGTCGCCGATCTGGATCTGGTCGAGGCGAACGAGGCCTTTGCGGCGCAAGCGATCGCCGTCAACCGCGACATGGGTTGGGATCCCGCGATCGTCAACGTGAACGGAGGGGCCATCGCGATCGGGCACCCGATCGGGGCCTCGGGGGCGCGCATCCTGAACACGCTGATCCACGAAATGAAACGCCGTGATGCGAAAAAGGGCCTTGCAACCCTGTGCATTGGCGGCGGCATGGGCGTCGCTCTCTGCCTGGAACGCTGA
- a CDS encoding polyprenyl synthetase family protein, producing MGMNENVSKPLDRLAAELAGDMDRVNALIRDRMASRHAPRIPEVTAHLVEAGGKRLRPMLVLAAARLCGYRGDSHVQLAAAVEFIHTATLLHDDVVDESQQRRGRPTANLLWDNKSSVLVGDYLFARSFQLMADTGSMQVMRILANASATIAEGEVLQLTAAQDIATTEQTYLQIVRGKTAALFSAATEAGAVVAGADASVQRALFDYGDALGIAFQIVDDLLDYGGSTQVIGKNVGDDFRERKLTLPVIKAIAAADTDERAFWARTIGQGQQDAGDLERALQILRARGALQAARHDALDWAARAKAALTAAPDSPLRAILADLADFVVSRLA from the coding sequence ATGGGCATGAACGAAAACGTCTCCAAGCCGCTCGACCGGCTTGCGGCCGAACTGGCCGGCGATATGGACAGGGTCAACGCGCTGATCCGCGATCGCATGGCCAGCCGCCATGCGCCCCGCATCCCCGAGGTCACCGCGCATCTGGTCGAGGCCGGCGGCAAGCGATTGCGGCCGATGCTGGTGCTGGCGGCGGCGCGGCTGTGCGGCTATCGCGGCGACAGCCATGTGCAACTGGCGGCGGCGGTCGAGTTCATCCACACCGCCACGCTGCTGCATGACGATGTGGTGGACGAAAGCCAGCAACGGCGCGGGCGGCCGACAGCCAATCTGTTGTGGGACAATAAATCCAGCGTTCTGGTGGGCGATTATCTGTTCGCGCGCAGTTTCCAGTTGATGGCCGATACCGGCAGCATGCAGGTCATGCGCATCCTGGCCAATGCCAGCGCCACCATTGCCGAGGGCGAGGTGCTGCAGCTGACCGCCGCCCAGGACATTGCAACCACCGAACAGACCTATCTGCAGATCGTGCGCGGCAAGACCGCGGCCCTGTTTTCCGCCGCGACCGAGGCTGGCGCCGTGGTGGCGGGCGCCGATGCCAGCGTGCAGCGGGCGCTGTTCGACTATGGCGATGCGCTGGGGATCGCCTTCCAGATCGTGGACGACCTGCTGGATTACGGCGGCTCGACCCAGGTCATCGGCAAGAATGTCGGCGACGATTTCCGCGAACGCAAGCTGACGCTGCCGGTCATCAAGGCCATCGCCGCCGCCGATACCGACGAGCGCGCCTTCTGGGCCCGCACCATCGGCCAGGGCCAGCAGGACGCGGGCGACCTGGAACGCGCCTTGCAGATCCTGCGGGCGCGCGGCGCCTTGCAGGCGGCGCGCCACGATGCGCTGGATTGGGCAGCACGGGCAAAGGCGGCCCTGACGGCGGCCCCCGACAGCCCGCTGCGCGCGATTCTGGCGGATCTGGCGGATTTCGTCGTCTCGCGCCTGGCCTGA
- a CDS encoding EAL domain-containing protein: MTDQIDSKLEMGSPLDFVVDQQSRVTMATVRRAVSRGDAVLAYQPVVQADRPENVAFHEGLIRIIDETGRIIPLRDFMPLAETTELGRQIDCLSLALGLKALAEEPSLRLSVNMSARSIGYPAWLRTLREGIAGDDSLGERLILEITESSAMGMPELVERFMHELQGHGVSFALDDFGAGYTSFRYLRDFCFDMIKIDGQFIREIAGHRDNQVLTRALQSIAHHFDMFTVAESVETADDAAFLIDMGIDCLQGYYFGAPTIVPPWRSPNSAARRS; the protein is encoded by the coding sequence ATGACCGATCAGATCGATTCAAAGCTGGAAATGGGATCCCCGCTGGATTTCGTGGTTGACCAGCAGTCGCGCGTGACCATGGCAACCGTGCGCCGGGCCGTATCGCGGGGCGACGCGGTGCTGGCATATCAGCCGGTGGTGCAGGCCGACCGGCCCGAGAATGTGGCCTTTCACGAAGGTCTGATCCGCATCATCGACGAAACCGGGCGCATCATACCGCTGCGCGACTTCATGCCGCTTGCCGAAACCACGGAACTGGGGCGGCAGATCGACTGTCTGTCGCTGGCGCTGGGGCTGAAGGCGCTGGCCGAGGAACCCTCGCTAAGGCTTTCGGTGAACATGTCCGCGCGATCGATAGGTTATCCGGCATGGCTGCGCACCTTGCGCGAAGGCATCGCCGGCGACGACAGTCTTGGCGAACGGCTGATCCTGGAAATCACCGAAAGCTCGGCCATGGGCATGCCCGAACTGGTCGAACGATTCATGCATGAATTGCAGGGCCACGGAGTCAGCTTCGCGCTGGACGATTTCGGCGCCGGATACACATCCTTCCGCTATCTGCGGGATTTCTGCTTCGACATGATCAAGATCGACGGGCAGTTCATCCGCGAAATCGCCGGCCACCGCGACAATCAGGTGCTGACACGCGCGCTGCAGTCGATCGCCCATCATTTCGACATGTTCACGGTGGCAGAATCGGTGGAAACCGCCGACGACGCCGCTTTCCTGATCGATATGGGCATCGACTGCCTGCAAGGATACTACTTCGGCGCGCCGACCATCGTGCCTCCCTGGCGTTCACCGAATTCCGCAGCCAGACGCAGCTGA
- a CDS encoding beta-ketoacyl-ACP reductase — protein MAKVALVTGGSRGIGAAISKALKDAGYTVAANYAGNDDAARAFTEETGIKTYKWSVADYDACAAGIKQIEDELGPIAVLVNNAGITRDAMFHKMTPQQWKEVIDTNLTGLFNMTHPVWSGMRDRKFGRIINISSINGQKGQAGQANYSAAKAGDLGFTKALAQEGARAGITVNAICPGYIGTEMVRAIDEKVLNERIIPQIPVGRLGEPEEIARCVVFLASDDAGFITGSTISANGGQFFV, from the coding sequence ATGGCAAAAGTGGCCCTTGTGACCGGCGGGTCGCGCGGCATTGGTGCGGCGATTTCCAAGGCATTGAAGGATGCGGGTTACACCGTCGCGGCAAATTACGCCGGCAACGATGACGCCGCGCGTGCGTTCACCGAGGAAACCGGCATCAAGACCTACAAATGGTCGGTCGCCGATTATGATGCCTGTGCCGCCGGCATCAAGCAGATCGAGGACGAACTGGGGCCGATCGCGGTGCTGGTCAACAACGCGGGCATCACCCGCGATGCCATGTTCCACAAGATGACCCCCCAGCAATGGAAAGAGGTCATCGACACCAACCTGACGGGTCTGTTCAACATGACCCACCCTGTCTGGTCCGGCATGCGCGACCGCAAGTTCGGCCGCATCATCAACATCAGTTCGATCAACGGCCAGAAAGGTCAGGCGGGCCAGGCAAACTATTCGGCGGCAAAGGCAGGCGACCTGGGCTTTACCAAGGCCCTGGCTCAAGAGGGCGCACGCGCCGGCATCACCGTCAATGCCATCTGCCCGGGTTATATCGGCACCGAAATGGTCCGCGCCATCGACGAAAAGGTCCTGAACGAGCGTATCATCCCGCAGATTCCCGTAGGACGCCTGGGCGAACCCGAGGAAATTGCGCGCTGCGTGGTATTTCTGGCCTCGGACGATGCGGGATTCATTACCGGTTCGACCATCAGCGCGAACGGCGGTCAGTTCTTCGTCTAG
- a CDS encoding TlpA disulfide reductase family protein, with amino-acid sequence MRWLVLYTALMIGANPAWSGSIDWQAAQDGGLSRLVPGDPAPVPEIAFTDPQGGRHSLADYRGKVVLLNFWATWCAPCREEMPALDRLQAEMRGDDFEVVAIASGHNPPPAIDKFLTEAGVSHLPVLLDPRQELARAMGVMGMPVTVLIDREGQEIARLMGGADWSSDAALTLIRQAIAP; translated from the coding sequence ATGCGTTGGCTGGTTCTTTATACGGCGCTGATGATCGGTGCAAACCCGGCGTGGTCGGGCAGCATCGACTGGCAGGCGGCGCAGGACGGCGGTTTGAGCCGTCTGGTGCCGGGCGATCCGGCGCCGGTGCCCGAGATTGCCTTTACCGACCCCCAGGGTGGGCGTCACAGCCTGGCCGATTACCGGGGCAAGGTCGTCCTGCTGAATTTCTGGGCGACCTGGTGCGCCCCCTGCCGCGAGGAGATGCCGGCGCTGGACCGGCTGCAGGCCGAGATGCGCGGCGACGATTTCGAGGTGGTCGCGATTGCCTCGGGCCACAACCCGCCCCCGGCCATCGACAAGTTCCTGACCGAAGCCGGGGTCAGCCACTTGCCGGTGCTGCTGGATCCGCGCCAGGAACTGGCGCGCGCGATGGGTGTGATGGGCATGCCCGTCACCGTCCTGATCGACCGCGAAGGGCAAGAGATCGCCCGGCTTATGGGCGGGGCCGACTGGTCCTCTGACGCCGCCCTGACCCTGATCCGGCAGGCTATTGCCCCCTGA
- a CDS encoding DUF2834 domain-containing protein, with protein MSRPRSSLTPLRLVWLGLACLGAVVALTAPGGAGMHPGDVVGQAALAIWCVAETMVRRNWLALLTLPALYLGLGCALPLYLFIRSRRIT; from the coding sequence GTGTCACGACCGCGCTCTAGCCTGACGCCGTTGCGGCTGGTCTGGCTGGGGCTGGCCTGCCTGGGCGCTGTCGTCGCGCTGACCGCGCCCGGCGGGGCCGGGATGCATCCCGGCGATGTGGTGGGGCAGGCGGCGCTGGCAATCTGGTGCGTGGCCGAAACCATGGTGCGGCGCAACTGGCTGGCGCTGCTGACGCTGCCGGCGCTGTATCTTGGACTGGGCTGCGCGCTGCCGCTTTATCTTTTCATCCGCTCTCGCAGGATCACCTGA
- a CDS encoding ammonium transporter, with translation MTRPSPITFAMPALALTSAWAALPARAQEAAPAAVPIVDKGDTTWMMISAVLVMMMTLPGLALFYGGLVRAKNMLSVLMQVLTIFCIMALLWVCVGYSLAFTGAATAEEAGPLTPFIGGLSKAFLSGVTTASLAETFTANVFVPEYAFIIFQMAFACIAPALIVGATVERMKFAAVLMFVVIWFFFSYVPMAHMVWWWGGPSAHDAPSGYLFGHGDLDFAGGTVIHINAGVAGLVAAIVAGPRLGYGRELIAPHNLPFTLLGGCLLWIGWFGFNAGSNMEATGTAAMAILNTTVATAAAALAWAFGEWAMRGHPSLLGGVSGAIAGLVGITPAAGFVGPMGAIVIGLVAGLLCMWFVISLKSRLGVDESLDVFGIHGIGGIIGAILTGVFAAPSLGGSGIFDYATGAVAADYSIAGQVATQTLGVVVAVIWSAVVSFVALMIVKATIGLRVPDQDERQGLDITTHGESAYNS, from the coding sequence ATGACAAGACCCAGTCCCATCACTTTTGCCATGCCGGCGCTTGCCCTGACCAGCGCCTGGGCGGCGCTGCCTGCCCGCGCGCAAGAGGCGGCGCCCGCCGCCGTTCCCATCGTGGACAAGGGCGACACGACCTGGATGATGATTTCGGCCGTGCTGGTCATGATGATGACCCTGCCCGGTCTGGCGCTGTTCTATGGCGGGCTGGTGCGGGCCAAGAACATGCTGTCGGTGCTGATGCAGGTGCTGACGATCTTTTGCATCATGGCGCTGCTATGGGTGTGCGTGGGTTATTCGCTGGCCTTTACCGGTGCTGCCACCGCCGAAGAGGCGGGGCCGCTGACGCCCTTCATCGGCGGCCTGTCAAAGGCGTTCCTGTCGGGCGTCACCACCGCCTCGCTGGCCGAGACCTTCACCGCCAACGTCTTTGTGCCCGAATATGCCTTCATCATCTTTCAGATGGCCTTTGCCTGCATCGCCCCGGCGCTGATCGTCGGCGCCACGGTCGAGCGGATGAAATTCGCCGCCGTGCTGATGTTCGTGGTGATCTGGTTCTTTTTCTCATACGTGCCGATGGCGCATATGGTGTGGTGGTGGGGCGGGCCTTCGGCCCATGATGCGCCCTCGGGCTATCTGTTCGGGCATGGCGACCTGGATTTCGCCGGCGGCACCGTCATCCACATCAACGCCGGCGTGGCCGGGCTGGTCGCCGCCATCGTCGCCGGGCCGCGCCTGGGTTATGGGCGGGAACTGATCGCGCCGCACAACCTGCCCTTTACCCTGCTGGGCGGGTGCCTGCTGTGGATCGGCTGGTTCGGCTTCAACGCCGGCTCGAACATGGAGGCCACCGGAACCGCCGCCATGGCCATCCTGAACACCACGGTGGCGACGGCGGCGGCGGCGCTGGCCTGGGCCTTTGGCGAATGGGCGATGCGTGGTCACCCGTCGCTGCTGGGCGGGGTGTCGGGGGCGATCGCCGGTCTGGTCGGCATCACCCCGGCGGCCGGCTTCGTCGGGCCCATGGGTGCCATTGTCATCGGTCTGGTGGCGGGGCTGCTGTGCATGTGGTTCGTGATTTCGCTGAAATCGCGGCTGGGCGTCGATGAAAGCCTGGACGTGTTCGGCATCCACGGTATCGGCGGCATCATCGGCGCGATCCTGACCGGTGTGTTTGCGGCGCCATCCCTGGGCGGATCGGGGATATTCGACTATGCCACCGGCGCTGTCGCAGCTGATTACAGCATTGCGGGGCAGGTGGCTACGCAGACGCTGGGCGTTGTGGTTGCGGTGATCTGGTCGGCGGTTGTGTCCTTCGTGGCGCTGATGATCGTCAAGGCAACCATCGGCCTGCGCGTGCCCGATCAGGACGAGCGTCAGGGCCTTGACATCACCACGCACGGCGAAAGCGCCTATAACAGCTGA